One Plasmodium cynomolgi strain B DNA, chromosome 12, whole genome shotgun sequence genomic region harbors:
- a CDS encoding thioredoxin-2 precursor (putative), translating to MKCLTFLFFLFLGLLSFHNVMSTKDIPAQQGDNPLTPLNKFDKYFLRMYNKTSRLQQGGGNYINGVNMKNTVFILYFFAKWCHACKMQASEMDKLEKFYGKRIYILKVDIDQNEAMARKFAVKSLPTIIIMKNKAVLARKEHFVTSNDLVSLIRKHL from the exons ATGAAGTGTTTAACCTttctgttcttcctttttttgggccTCCTCTCCTTTCACAATGTCATGAGTACGAAGGATATCCCTGCCCAACAGGGTGACAATCCCCTAACTCCACTGAACAAATTCGACAAGTACTTTCTACGCATGTACAACAAAACGTCCAGATTACAACAAGGCGGAGGGAACTACATAAAT GGAGTTAACATGAAGAATACggttttcattttgtacttCTTCGCAAAATG GTGCCACGCTTGTAAAATGCAAGCAAGCGAAATG GACAAACTGGAAAAGTTCTACGGTAAGAGAATATACATTTTGAAGGTAGACATAGACCAGAACGAAGCGATGGCCAGAAAATTCGCCGTGAAATCCCTACCAACAATTATCATCATGAAAAATAAGGCAGTGCTGGCGAGGAAAGAGCATTTCGTCACGAGTAACGATTTGGTTTCTCTCATAAGAAAACATTTGTGA
- a CDS encoding hypothetical protein (putative) yields the protein LKPHKRRTSPRKRRLIKIPHLRSVKKKKELNLFSSPNNVNEEGEYEHKCSDSSLSSDRESLNETHSDNPTMENMTTRDLSGIKTDIHEDIIPSESEKESSGKNSTGKAQESFRKNDTNLESTCRSNFQKDVQGSRSKMTSKMNDTIGGECPLCLMPKTESLHGNLPPTIYKLSCEHVFHLMCIYETVIRRECRKAKREKKENEKKNKLMLKVMKMQADNQTQGEK from the exons TTAAAACCTCATAAAAGGAGGACATCCCCAAGAAAGAGAAGA ttaataaaaattcctCACCTTCGAAGCgttaagaagaagaaagagctgaacttattttcttccccgaATAATgtaaatgaagaaggagaataCGAGCACAAATGCTCAGATTCTTCTTTAAGTTCCGATAGGGAATCCCTAAACGAGACACACTCAGACAACCCCACGATGGAAAAT ATGACAACGAGGGATTTATCAGGGATTAAAA CTGATATCCACGAGGACATCATACCCAGCGAGAGTGAAAAGGAATCTAGTGGAAAAAACAGCACAGGG AAGGCACAGGAATCATTCCGAAAAAATGACACCAATTTAGAGTCCACGTGTAGATCGAATTTTCAAAAGGATGTCCAGGGATCCAGGTCTAAAATGACGTCAAAAATGAACGACACAATTGGAGGCGAGTGTCCACTG TGCCTAATGCCCAAAACGGAATCGCTCCACGGGAACTTGCCGCCTACCATTTACAAGCTGAGTTGTG agCACGTTTTTCATTTGATGTGTATCTACGAAACGGTGATACGAAGAGAATGCAGAAAG GCGaagcgcgaaaaaaaggaaaatgaaaaaaaaaataaactcatGTTAAAGGTTATGAAGATGCAAGCTGATAACCAGACGCAGGGTGAGAAGTGA
- a CDS encoding hypothetical protein (putative), whose protein sequence is MTPQKSVRFDVEYHEDLCDVEIGDVDTRKGVGRVGRKHASILITPPQMNCIYSCRCNDSLGNHDRENFFEGKEHLSILRIGKEVKKDLMRNNYAMRSAEFGKVDNRRCKKVISEKGFPGIDEDSSERVRFCEVCLHACNIAEYRALGRSKDAEEYLHGGRLTRKGMRVPTHEGNSLTHQHRKGSSGSCLGGSAILKYLKKGKKKKKKKRKIKEKSKGNITLRVGKASKIATLLHKKNVHRGSDKNLNNGNGVAPSTGEEKNENVIELSKGKVVNGLEGAIRTSSYGKENTPKMKPLLSCKKGRKVFRSHLKLHRLKCRSMKIIEKLKDAMIKENIAYNKRGMTRKGGHDDGSSLSIRGEEVNPDDKGDNDEGDIDNDKGDVDYDKGDVDYDKGDLDNDRSHGNWDRVGRGIFAKRTKGTCLNEADYLVYKFRRTLRRYVKKYIHKKIIILENFHQMKRNIAKEKMVHTFILPSMSDRAHKNVYNYSSYVDKYVRKFFHSYFVTLVNQFFNYYFFHYKKKYVKNYVGSFGANSSPSNGREDTSKEVKNMTEGRNSLRVSSLPSVNLNPNDGHGNVARDPYSSLRNNCCNGESSVLESEGGSNTSERALNRLHVDRFEKEKNVRVSANPKRSNSPCGELKLGAANDPRERGGERTEGRVCGSNDANGSSGESGSGSGSGSGNSSGNSRDSHSDNRSGSSGGDSGSKENGGSKENGGSNENGGSNENGGSNENGGSNENGGSNENGGSNENDGNSEDNNEDHNEDNNDDSGNDSSNESSNDSSKDKGKEKDTKGNNRGGDAHPDEPKEKSSVNTLDNEHENYYKLIREIEFLENNENAKESTSVKKKDSIDTVPGGDEQQARSAGVDNCQIKIDSGAMEKEEDTTMKLERSGEDNQLLNLNQMIIHTNSYVSHPLKLPLLPEMSHPNSYSSLSPRNNTCGSSSSSSSSGSSGSGGSGSSSSSGNSSTNSSGSCNNQGGGKNNTNQLNDPDFEEACDIRLMNTPENMKFSQSPPTSSLHASSLHLTDVNELVLSPNQQIYSNSPLKSPNTTPLTPASPIFDSNYNEENMEKVNSNYFVSSPYRNDIFSEFDMLGSFFESLDELENKSDYTESSSNENSKFSHDFSLDMCGQKKGKKGNIQKDEVIYNFKRDNYKKVFHAWCNKGKHELNYDNKKFNSIMEWINYIEDFMSHEGQNDNKGDDEEERQAHREQQMGEQLGEQLEVELGAELGEQLEEEQCGLLREMEHELEHEHEHEREQEDMIKIGMNPNFFNEENVYQVSNSAFRTHEYMSMGKENEGGSGVDYAANSGVDYAANSGVDYLVSRGVDYMVSSMADYAVSGGGGTDCGNGQGEYYKDSGDNSALKEENKCDNFLASQNVNVMMSNPEQCNSSFVADNLNAYQGDERGGGMSSPHSHGALLSSSLIKPSYDTNPCISNFGGEQNLLSEYNNAEDNITYCNNDTRQEALGDYFLPSTLNGAQIQSGSCGVGSSGFVWDNGASGAEGNGAGNIAANVANVANVANVANVENAAENHHAHVRQPLGTESTLLGMDDAENVGAQNEKDPADNSTPSSNCADVPDPWMAQ, encoded by the exons ATGACACCCCAGAAAAGCGTACGCTTTGATGTAGAGTACCATGAAGATCTGTGCGATGTAGAAATTGGGGATGTAGACACAAGGAAAGGCGTAGGACGTGTTGGAAGAAAGCATGCATCCATTTTAATAAcacccccccaaatgaactGCATCTACTCGTGCAGATGTAACGATTCGCTTGGCAATCACGACAGAGAGAATTTCTTTGAAGGAAAGGAGCACCTCTCCATCCTGCGAATCGGTAAAGAAGTTAAAAAGGATTTGATGAGAAATAACTATGCGATGAGAAGTGCAGAGTTCGGCAAGGTAGATAACAGAAGGTGTAAAAAGGTCATTAGTGAGAAGGGCTTCCCGGGTATCGATGAGGATAGCAGCGAACGTGTTAGATTCTGCGAGGTGTGCCTCCATGCCTGTAACATTGCAGAATACAGAGCCCTCGGTAGATCTAAGGACGCAGAGGAATATCTCCATGGTGGACGTCTTACCCGAAAGGGCATGAGGGTACCCACCCACGAGGGTAACAGCCTGACACATCAACACAGAAAAGGTAGCAGTGGTAGTTGCCTAGGAGGGAGTGCCATATTGAAGTAcctgaaaaaagggaaaaagaagaagaaaaaaaaaaggaaaataaaggaaaagtcAAAGGGAAATATCACTCTTCGGGTTGGTAAAGCATCCAAAATAGCAACActtttgcataaaaaaaatgtgcatcgGGGGagtgataaaaatttgaacaatGGCAATGGGGTGGCTCCCTCcacaggagaagaaaaaaatgaaaatgtgatAGAATTATCAAAGGGGAAGGTAGTCAACGGTTTAGAAGGGGCAATCAGGACCAGCAGCTATGGGAAAGAAAACACACCTAAGATGAAGCCGCTGCTGagctgcaaaaaggggagaaaagtCTTTAGGTCCCATTTAAAGCTACACAGACTGAAATGCCGTAGTATGAAgataatagaaaaattaaaagacgcgatgataaaggaaaatatagcTTACAACAAGAGAGGGATGACTCGCAAGGGGGGTCACGACGACGGGAGTTCTCTATCCatcaggggggaggaagtgaaCCCTGACGATAAAGGTGATAATGATGAGGGTGATATTGATAATGACAAGGGTGATGTTGATTATGACAAGGGTGATGTTGATTATGACAAGGGTGATCTTGATAATGATCGTAGTCATGGAAATTGGGACAGAGTGGGAAGGGGCATATTTGCCAAACGAACAAAAGGTACCTGTCTGAATGAAGCAGATTATTTAGTATACAAATTTAGGAGGACACTAAGGAggtatgtgaaaaaatatattcataaaaaaattatcattttggaGAATTTCCATCAGATGAAAAGAAACATAGCGAAAGAGAAAATGGTACACACCTTTATCCTTCCATCCATGTCAGATCGTGCTCATAAAAACGTTTATAATTATAGCAGTTATGTAGATAAATATGtgagaaaatttttccacTCCTATTTTGTCACGCTAgttaatcaattttttaattattacttttttcactataagaagaaatatgtaaaaaattacgtTGGTAGTTTTGGG GCAAATTCCTCACCGTCCAATGGGAGAGAAGATACCTCGAAGGAGGTTAAGAACATGACGGAGGGAAGAAACTCTTTGCGTGTTTCCTCCCTTCCCAGCGTAAATCTCAATCCAAATGATGGACATGGCAATGTTGCAAGGGATCCCTACTCTAGTTTAAGAAACAACTGCTGTAATGGAGAATCGTCGGTTCTGGAGTCCGAGGGGGGGAGTAACACATCTGAAAGAGCCTTGAATAGGCTGCATGTCGATCGTTtcgagaaggagaaaaacgtcCGTGTTAGTGCAAATCCTAAGAGGAGTAACTCTCCTTGTGGTGAGTTGAAGCTTGGAGCAGCAAATGACCCGCGGGAGAGGGGCGGAGAGCGGACCGAGGGACGCGTCTGCGGCAGCAACGACGCAAATGGGAGTAGCGGCGAGAGTGGCAGCGGGAGTGGGAGTGGCAGTGGGAATAGTAGTGGAAACAGCAGGGACAGCCACAGCGACAACCGAAGCGGGAGCAGCGGCGGAGATAGCGGCAGCAAGGAAAATGGAGGCAGCAAGGAAAATGGAGGTAGCAACGAAAATGGAGGCAGCAACGAAAACGGAGGCAGCAACGAAAACGGAGGCAGCAACGAAAACGGAGGCAGCAACGAAAACGGAGGCAGCAACGAAAACGACGGCAACAGCGAGGACAACAATGAGGACCACAACGAGGACAACAATGACGACAGTGGAAATGATAGCAGCAACGAAAGCAGCAACGACAGCAGTAAGGACAAAGGCAAGGAGAAAGACACAAAGGGTAACAACCGAGGGGGGGATGCACACCCGGACGAAccaaaggagaaaagcaGCGTGAATACACTCGATAATGAACACGAAAATTATTACAAGCTAATTAGAGAAATTGAGTTTTTGGAAAACAATGAAAATGCGAAAGAGAGCACCtcggtgaagaaaaaggattcGATAGATACAGTTCCAGGTGGGGATGAACAACAGGCGAGGTCGGCAGGAGTTGATAATTGCCAAATCAAAATAGACTCAGGAGCAATGGAGAAGGAAGAGGATACGACCATGAAATTGGAACGAAGTGGGGAAGACAATCAATTATTAAACCTAAATCAAATGATAATTCACACCAACAGTTATGTTAGTCATCCGTTGAAATTGCCCCTTTTACCAGAGATGAGTCACCCTAATTCGTATTCATCTCTTTCCCCTCGCAACAACACCTGTGGgagtagcagtagtagcagcagcagcggAAGTAGCGGCAGTGGTGGTAGCggcagcagtagcagtagcGGTAACAGCAGCACGAATAGTAGTGGGAGCTGTAATAACcagggaggaggaaaaaacaacacgAATCAACTAAATGATCCTGATTTTGAAGAAGCATGTGACATTAGGCTAATGAACACTCcggaaaatatgaaattttcGCAGTCTCCTCCTACAAGCTCCCTACATGCATCGTCCTTACATCTAACCGATGTGAATGAATTAGTCCTTTCTCCAAATCAGCAGATATATTCGAATAGCCCATTAAAGTCTCCCAATACAACGCCCTTAACCCCTGCGTCTCCCATTTTTGATTCCAACTATAATGAAGAGAACATGGAAAAGGTGAACtccaattattttgtttcttccccgTACagaaatgacattttttcagAATTCGATATGCTGGGATCATTTTTTGAATCACTCGATGaattggaaaataaaagtgatTACACGGAGAGTAGCAGTAATGAGAACTCCAAATTTAGTCACGATTTTTCGCTAGATATGTGTGgtcagaaaaaggggaaaaagggaaacataCAAAAGGATGAAGTCATTTATAACTTTAAGAGGGACAATTACAAGAAGGTGTTCCATGCATGGTGcaataaaggaaaacacgAATTGAACTACGACAATAAGAAGTTCAACTCCATTATGGAGTGGATAAATTATATAGAAGATTTCATGTCCCATGAAGGGCAAAATGATAACAAGGGTGACGACGAGGAAGAGCGACAGGCGCATCGGGAGCAGCAGATGGGAGAGCAGTTGGGAGAGCAGTTGGAAGTAGAGCTGGGAGCAGAGCTGGGAGAACAGCTGGAGGAGGAACAGTGCGGCCTCCTTCGCGAGATGGAGCATGAACTGGAACACGAACACGAACATGAACGGGAGCAGGAGGATATGATCAAAATTGGCATGAACCCCAACTTTTTTAACGAGGAAAATGTCTACCAGGTCAGTAACAGCGCATTCCGCACTCATGAGTACATGTCCATggggaaggaaaacgaaGGGGGCAGCGGGGTGGACTACGCGGCTAACAGCGGGGTGGACTATGCGGCTAACAGTGGGGTGGACTACCTGGTGAGCAGAGGAGTTGATTACATGGTTAGCAGCATGGCCGACTATGCCGTCAGCGGAGGCGGGGGGACCGACTGTGGTAATGGCCAAGGAGAGTATTACAAAGACAGTGGAGATAACAGCGCCCTGAAAGAAGAGAACAAATGTGACAATTTcttagctagccaaaatgtgaATGTGATGATGAGCAACCCCGAACAGTGCAACAGTTCCTTCGTAGCAGATAATTTAAATGCGTACCAGGGAGATgagagaggaggaggaatgAGCAGCCCGCATAGTCACGGTGCTCTTCTCTCCTCGTCATTAATAAAGCCAAGTTATGATACCAATCCGTGCATCAGTAATTTCGGGGGGGAACAGAATTTGCTATCCGAGTACAACAACGCGGAGGATAACATCACCTACTGTAATAATGACACCCGGCAGGAGGCGCTCGGCgattattttctcccctcaACGTTGAACGGCGCGCAGATTCAGAGCGGCTCCTGTGGTGTGGGCAGCAGTGGCTTTGTGTGGGACAATGGCGCAAGTGGGGCCGAGGGAAACGGTGCAGGGAACATCGCCGCAAACGTAGCAAACGTGGCAAACGTGGCAAACGTGGCAAACGTAGAAAACGCTGCGGAGAATCACCACGCCCACGTGCGCCAACCCCTCGGCACGGAGAGCACCCTTTTGGGCATGGACGATGCAGAAAACGTTGGGGCGCAGAATGAAAAGGACCCGGCTGACAATAGCACGCCTTCGTCCAACTGTGCTGATGTCCCAGATCCATGGATGGCTCAGTGA
- a CDS encoding aspartate carbamoyltransferase (putative) yields MIEIFSSLALAFTLLLAVVLAHITAGMRKKKLTIDRKGELSNKYKIDFDLIAQRMKRKNVINVDDISDEELLVILFTAKKFESLLKNKEDTKFLDNKVFCSIFLEPSTRTRCSFDSAILRLGSKVINITDMNSTSFYKGETVQDAFTIFAKYVDGIIYRDPSNNNVDLAVASSDKPIINAGNGTGEHPTQSLLDFYTIYNFFPHILERDINQKINVAFVGDLKNGRTVHSLSKLLSRYNVNFNFISCKSLDIPENIVHIITNNLKSNNFYNENSIRKYDNLEKGLKDVHVIYMTRIQKERFSDLNEYNAYKDAFILDNNILKNTRMDTKVLHPLPRVNEIKVEVDNNPKSVYFLQAENGLYVRMALLYLIFS; encoded by the exons atgatagaaATATTTAGCTCGCTGGCTTTAGCCTTCACGCTTTTATTGGCGGTGGTTCTGGCTCACATAACTGCAGgtatgagaaaaaagaaattaaccATCGACAGAAAAGGAGAGCTCAGCAACAAGTACAAAATTGATTTTGATTTAATTGCGCAACGAATGAAACGTAAGAATGTAATAAATGTCGATGACATAAGTGACGAGGAATTGTTAGTCATTCTGTTCACAGCGAAGAAGTTTGAGTCTTtgctaaaaaataaggaGGACACCAAGTTCCTGGACAATAAAGTTTTCTGTAGTATCTTCCTGGAGCCTAGTACAAGAACGAGATGTTCCTTCGACTCGGCAATTTTGAGACTGGGTTCGAAGGTGATAAATATTACGGACATGAATTCCACGTCATTTTACAAAGGGGAAACTGTCCAGGACGcgttcaccatttttgcgaaataCGTGGACGGGATTATATACCGGGATCCCTCGAAT AACAATGTAGACCTCGCCGTCGCCTCGTCCGACAAGCCAATCATCAACGCGGGAAATGGCACAGGGGAACACCCAACGCAGTCTCTCCTTGACTTCTACACCATATACAACTTCTTCCCACACATTTTGGAAAGAGACATaaaccaaaaaataaacgtcgCCTTTGTTggagatttaaaaaatggaaggacTGTCCACTCACTTAGCAAATTACTTAGCAGATATAAtgtcaattttaattttatatcatGCAAGTCGCTGGACATTCCCGAAAATATTGTCCATATTATAACGAACAATTTGAAAAGTAACAATTTCTACAATGAAAATTCTATCAGAAAATATGACAATTTGGAGAAAGGATTAAAAGACGTGCATGTGATATACATGACGCGGATACAGAAGGAGAGGTTTTCGGACTTAAACGAGTACAATGCGTATAAGGATGCCTTCATTCTGGATAacaacattttgaagaatacCAGGATGGATACAAAG gtCCTGCACCCCCTTCCCAGGGTTAACGAAATAAAAGTCGAAGTTGATAACAATCCCAAAAGTGTGTACTTTTTGCAGGCCGAAAACGGGTTGTATGTGAGGATGGCCCTGTTgtatctcattttttcgtaa